From a single Labrus bergylta chromosome 14, fLabBer1.1, whole genome shotgun sequence genomic region:
- the LOC109981424 gene encoding T-box transcription factor TBX2b-like encodes MRDPVYTAAAMAHHPFQPHRPGALPLSAFFTAAQQSLFPAMTYPEVASMSEPLPEQAPSDAGLHAALGRPRQPSVHPRSLKSLQSEEGQDDDPKVTLDSQNLWNEFHKRGTEMVITKSGRRMFPPFKVRVDGLDETAKYILLMDIVAVDDCRYKFHNSRWMVAGKADPEMPKRMYIHPDSPSKGEQWMSKPVAFHKLKLTNNISDKHGFTILNSMHKYQPRFHIVRANDIMKLPYSTFRTYVFPETEFIAVTAYQNEKITQLKIDNNPFAKGFRDTGNGRREKRSKQFTIYPLHETQGKADHEGAESDDSCEPPTTRDQFHSPRELSTPTRQDDNNIGSDSDMDHRDVEIAEVGCSRTERVSFFSKKNEEMPRTKPAVSKSPGSDDKIKERTIFRTSDDSSSKEAEASKKPTSEIKDGAQPMLLQDSSSLSAAQRQTLDFSSVHRQQQFLKLGAPLLLHPGQLSMKPEVFPAAGMGHLLSSLPGVNNPENGGFSSQSFTSASPFMFHLSQHMLASQGIPLSPFGGLLSYPYRYMAAPAAIAPALPTCSATSTLARNHCFRSHQPWLRFNPYQIPTSAASCQNLLTTGSPASSNSLSELSKSGSRESSPVTENPSERTKVKLKTAPIKTIVKESIKELQSLQDPARQFGKPLPSQ; translated from the exons ATGAGAGATCCAGTTTACACAGCGGCTGCCATGGCTCATCATCCTTTCCAACCTCACCGACCAGGTGCTCTGCCTCTGTCAGCATTCTTCACCGCCGCACAGCAGTCACTTTTCCCCGCCATGACTTACCCAGAAGTCGCCTCGATGTCCGAGCCTCTTCCGGAGCAGGCTCCGTCTGACGCGGGGCTGCACGCGGCTCTGGGACGCCCACGTCAGCCGTCAGTTCATCCGCGGTCCTTAAAGAGTCTGCAGTCAGAGGAAGGACAGGATGACGACCCCAAAGTCACACTCGACTCACAGAATTTATGGAATGAATTTCACAAAAGGGGAACGGAGATGGTCATTACAAAATCAGGAAG GAGGATGTTTCCACCTTTCAAAGTGCGGGTGGATGGCCTGGATGAAACAGCGAAGTACATCCTGCTCATGGACATAGTGGCTGTGGATGACTGCCGCTACAAGTTTCACAATTCTCGCTGGATGGTGGCAGGAAAAGCTGACCCAGAGATGCCAAAGCGCATGTACATCCACCCAGACAGCCCGTCAAAAGGAGAGCAGTGGATGAGCAAGCCTGTGGCGTTCCATAAACTCAAACTCACCAATaacatttcagataaacatGGATTT aCAATACTAAATTCCATGCATAAATACCAACCCAGATTCCATATCGTGAGAGCTAACGACATAATGAAGCTCCCTTACAGCACCTTTAGGACTTACGTTTTCCCGGAGACAGAGTTCATCGCTGTCACCGCTTATCAGAACGAAAAG ATTACACAACTTAAAATAGACAACAACCCCTTTGCTAAAGGCTTCCGAGACACTGGGAATGGAAGGCGTGAAAAGAG GAGTAAGCAGTTCACCATTTATCCACTGCATGAGACCCAGGGCAAAGCAGACCACGAAGGTGCTGAATCTGATGACTCATGTGAGCCACCCACTACCCGGGATCAGTTCCACTCCCCTCGTGAGCTGTCCACACCAACACGTCAAG ATGACAACAATATTGGAAGTGATTCAGATATGGACCATCGGGATGTGGAAATTGCTGAAGTTGGCTGTTCAAGGACTGAGCGTGTGTCttttttcagcaaaaaaaacgAGGAGATGCCGAGAACCAAACCTGCTGTCAGTAAGAGCCCCGGCAGTGAcgacaaaataaaagaaagaacaatTTTCAGGACATCAGATGATTCGTCCTCTAAGGAAGCCGAGGCTTCAAAAAAGCCCACGAGTGAAATCAAAGATGGCGCCCAGCCTATGCTGTTGCAGGACTCGTCGTCCCTCAGTGCCGCACAGCGTCAGACTTTGGATTTCTCCAGCGTGCACAGGCAACAACAGTTCCTTAAGCTAGGGGCTCCTTTGCTGCTTCATCCTGGACAGTTGTCGATGAAGCCAGAGGTATTTCCCGCCGCTGGGATGGGACATCTGCTTTCTTCTTTGCCCGGAGTAAATAACCCGGAGAACGGAGGCTTTTCTTCTCAAAGCTTCACCTCTGCATCTCCGTTCATGTTTCACCTGTCACAGCACATGCTGGCATCTCAG GGAATCCCGCTGTCGCCCTTCGGAGGATTGCTCTCCTATCCGTACCGCTACATGGCGGCACCTGCTGCCATTGCTCCGGCTCTCCCCACCTGCTCCGCAACCTCCACACTGGCCAGAAACCACTGTTTCCGCAGCCACCAGCCCTGGTTACGGTTCAACCCTTATCAGATCCCCACCTCTGCCGCCTCATGCCAAAACCTGCTTACAACCGGATCACCTGCGAGTTCAAACTCCCTGTCTGAGCTGTCCAAATCTGGTAGCAGGGAGTCCAGTCCAGTGACTGAGAACCCGAGTGAAAGAACCAAGGTCAAGCTGAAGACGGCTCCGATTAAAACTATTGTCAAAGAGTCCATTAAGGAACTGCAAAGCCTACAGGATCCAGCTAGGCAATTTGGTAAACCACTTCCTTCACAATAG